Proteins from one Mycobacterium sp. SMC-2 genomic window:
- a CDS encoding TetR family transcriptional regulator, which produces MPKRSITPGPRDERGVLAARILAAARDEFAEHGWAGTAIRAVARTADVDPALIYHYFGSKEGLLDAATTPPQRWLDAVAATWATPRADLGRQLIRTVLDTWTDAEIGPILRAVVLTAAHEDKTREKLRLIVERGLIGGSTLGADEEERLRRSGLIATQLIGLALLRYVWKIEPIASMSEDQVLAAMAPNLQRYVEGDIS; this is translated from the coding sequence GTGCCGAAGAGATCGATCACCCCGGGTCCGCGCGACGAGCGCGGCGTGCTGGCGGCGCGCATCCTGGCCGCCGCGCGCGACGAATTCGCCGAACATGGCTGGGCCGGCACGGCGATCCGGGCCGTGGCCCGGACCGCGGACGTCGACCCGGCCCTCATCTATCACTACTTCGGCTCCAAGGAGGGCCTGCTCGATGCCGCCACGACGCCTCCGCAGAGGTGGCTCGACGCGGTGGCCGCGACGTGGGCGACGCCTAGGGCCGACCTGGGCCGGCAGTTGATCCGCACCGTGCTGGACACCTGGACCGACGCGGAAATCGGTCCGATCCTGCGCGCGGTGGTGCTGACCGCCGCCCACGAAGACAAGACCCGGGAGAAGCTGCGGCTGATCGTGGAGCGCGGTCTGATCGGCGGTTCGACCCTGGGGGCCGACGAGGAGGAAAGGCTGCGGCGTAGCGGGCTGATCGCCACCCAGCTGATCGGCCTCGCGTTGTTGCGCTACGTCTGGAAGATCGAGCCGATCGCGTCCATGTCCGAGGACCAGGTGCTGGCGGCGATGGCGCCGAACCTGCAGCGCTACGTCGAGGGCGACATCTCGTAG
- a CDS encoding CoA-acylating methylmalonate-semialdehyde dehydrogenase → MTALTRQIPHFIDGQRTAGRSARTADVFNPSTGQVRAKVPLAGKADVDAAVASAVEAQKDWAAWNPQRRARVLMRFVELVNDHMDELAELLSLEHGKTLADSRGDVQRGIEVIEFSIGIPHLLKGEYTEGAGPGIDVYSVRQPLGVVAGITPFNFPAMIPLWKAGPALACGNAFVLKPSERDPSVPVRLAELFLEAGLPPGVFQVVHGDKEAVDAILEHPDIQAVGFVGSSDIAQYIYATAAANGKRSQCFGGAKNHMIVMPDADLDQAVDALIGAGYGSAGERCMAISVAVPVGERTAERLRARLIERINNLRVGHSLDPKADYGPLVTEAAVARVRDYIDQGVAAGAEIVIDGRERGSDDLTFDDASLEGGFFIGPTLFDHVTADMSIYTDEIFGPVLCIVRAHDYEEALRLPSEHEYGNGVAMFTRDGDAARDFVSRVQVGMVGVNVPIPVPVAYHTFGGWKRSGFGDLNQHGPSSIQFYTKVKTVTSRWPSGIKDGAEFVIPTMK, encoded by the coding sequence GTGACTGCGCTAACGAGACAGATCCCTCACTTCATTGATGGGCAGCGCACGGCCGGCCGGTCCGCCCGCACCGCCGACGTCTTCAACCCCAGCACCGGGCAGGTGCGGGCGAAAGTGCCGCTGGCCGGCAAGGCCGACGTCGACGCGGCGGTGGCCTCGGCCGTCGAGGCCCAAAAGGATTGGGCGGCGTGGAATCCGCAGCGGCGCGCCCGCGTGCTGATGCGCTTCGTCGAGCTGGTCAACGACCACATGGACGAGCTCGCCGAGCTGCTGTCCCTCGAGCACGGCAAGACGCTGGCCGACTCGCGCGGCGACGTCCAGCGCGGCATCGAGGTCATCGAGTTCTCCATCGGGATTCCGCACCTCCTCAAGGGCGAGTACACCGAGGGCGCCGGCCCGGGCATCGACGTCTACTCGGTGCGGCAGCCCTTGGGCGTGGTCGCCGGGATCACGCCGTTCAACTTCCCGGCCATGATCCCGCTGTGGAAGGCCGGGCCGGCCCTGGCGTGCGGGAACGCGTTCGTCCTCAAGCCGAGCGAGCGTGACCCGTCGGTTCCGGTGCGCCTGGCCGAGCTGTTCCTCGAGGCCGGGTTGCCGCCGGGCGTCTTCCAGGTGGTGCACGGCGACAAGGAAGCGGTCGACGCGATCCTGGAGCATCCCGACATCCAGGCGGTGGGCTTTGTCGGCAGCTCCGACATCGCCCAGTACATCTACGCGACGGCGGCGGCCAACGGCAAGCGGTCGCAGTGCTTCGGCGGCGCCAAGAACCACATGATCGTGATGCCCGACGCGGACCTCGACCAGGCGGTCGACGCGCTGATCGGCGCCGGGTACGGCAGCGCCGGTGAACGGTGCATGGCGATCAGCGTTGCGGTGCCGGTCGGCGAGCGGACCGCGGAGCGGTTGCGCGCCAGGCTGATCGAGCGGATCAATAATCTGCGCGTGGGGCACAGCCTGGACCCCAAGGCCGACTACGGCCCGTTGGTCACCGAGGCCGCGGTGGCCCGGGTGCGCGATTACATCGACCAGGGTGTGGCCGCCGGTGCCGAGATCGTGATCGACGGCCGGGAACGCGGCAGCGACGACCTGACATTCGACGACGCCAGCCTCGAGGGCGGATTCTTCATCGGCCCCACCCTGTTCGACCACGTCACCGCCGACATGTCGATCTACACCGACGAGATCTTCGGGCCGGTGCTGTGCATCGTGCGCGCCCACGATTACGAAGAGGCGCTGCGGTTGCCGTCGGAGCACGAGTACGGCAACGGCGTGGCGATGTTCACCCGCGACGGCGACGCCGCCCGCGACTTCGTCTCCCGGGTGCAGGTCGGCATGGTCGGCGTCAACGTGCCGATCCCGGTTCCGGTGGCCTACCACACGTTCGGCGGTTGGAAGCGCTCCGGGTTCGGGGACCTCAACCAGCACGGCCCCTCGTCGATCCAGTTCTACACCAAGGTCAAGACCGTCACGTCGCGGTGGCCGTCCGGCATCAAGGACGGCGCCGAATTCGTCATCCCCACAATGAAATAG
- a CDS encoding 3-keto-5-aminohexanoate cleavage protein has translation MSEPVIIETAINGATPKTVNQNVPVTGDEIVVDALACFEAGRPSRIGHF, from the coding sequence GTGAGCGAACCAGTCATCATCGAGACCGCGATCAACGGCGCGACCCCGAAAACTGTGAATCAGAACGTGCCCGTGACCGGAGACGAGATCGTTGTCGATGCGCTGGCTTGCTTCGAGGCCGGGCGGCCCTCGCGAATCGGTCACTTTTGA
- a CDS encoding CocE/NonD family hydrolase yields the protein MTTLNGPQTTGRQYQNLSEPHYASRTDINIAITVRDGTTLLADVHRPDADGRFPALLAASPYPRQMQDLGAPAGFIEAGRTDFWVPRGYAHVIANLRGTCGSEGTFSFFDAQERRDVHDLVEWVAAQPWCDGNVGMIGISYFAMTQLEAAVERPPHLKAIFPLAVTTDLYEGANHHGLLSSAFVTPFLAMMGLTSDRSDKLWRSKPIGLARRVLNSPRVHKKFETKNGEAAVTMLRQLLRLPHNPHPWDELWQEAVVKHPTRDEWWEERNLLPLLKEIDIPVYLGCDWQNVPLHLPSTFATWKGLSDNACVQMGMLGEFGLTWPWESMHTEALAWYDHWLKGRDTGITEGPPIRYFLPGADEWRTADSWPPAHAPHRELALRADGGLATDEGEPGGRDFMVLGSGLGRVKPSEIDPPSLLAWTSEPLRQDVDMVGDIELRLVASATAIDTAWMATLQDVAPDGQTTDVTAGWLRASLREVDEAASRPGAPALPCRHPQAVPLGEEVEYRIPLVPNARRFKAGHRIRLTLTSDDQDPSTPAIMNFRHASVGTSSWNTVRSSSRLLIPAAG from the coding sequence ATGACGACGCTCAATGGCCCGCAGACCACCGGGCGGCAGTACCAGAACCTCAGCGAGCCGCATTACGCATCGCGCACCGACATCAACATCGCGATCACGGTGCGCGACGGCACAACGCTTTTGGCCGACGTTCACCGTCCCGATGCCGACGGCCGCTTCCCCGCGCTGCTGGCCGCCTCGCCCTATCCGCGGCAGATGCAGGACCTCGGCGCCCCGGCGGGCTTCATCGAGGCCGGCAGAACGGACTTCTGGGTGCCCCGCGGCTACGCGCACGTGATCGCGAATCTGCGCGGCACCTGCGGCTCCGAGGGCACCTTCAGCTTCTTCGACGCGCAGGAACGCCGGGACGTGCACGACCTCGTCGAGTGGGTCGCAGCGCAGCCGTGGTGCGACGGCAACGTCGGCATGATCGGCATCAGCTACTTCGCCATGACCCAACTCGAGGCGGCCGTCGAGCGGCCGCCGCACCTCAAAGCGATCTTTCCCCTAGCCGTGACCACCGACCTCTACGAGGGCGCCAACCACCACGGGTTGTTGAGTTCGGCGTTCGTCACGCCGTTTCTGGCCATGATGGGCCTGACCTCCGACCGCAGCGACAAGTTATGGCGCAGCAAACCGATCGGGTTGGCGCGGCGCGTGCTGAACAGCCCACGCGTACACAAGAAGTTCGAGACCAAGAACGGCGAGGCGGCGGTCACCATGCTGCGCCAACTGCTGCGGCTGCCACACAATCCCCACCCGTGGGACGAACTGTGGCAGGAGGCGGTGGTCAAACACCCGACGCGTGACGAATGGTGGGAAGAGCGAAACCTGTTGCCACTGCTCAAGGAAATCGACATCCCGGTCTACCTGGGGTGCGACTGGCAGAACGTCCCGTTGCACCTGCCTTCGACGTTCGCCACCTGGAAGGGGCTGTCGGACAACGCCTGTGTGCAAATGGGCATGCTCGGCGAGTTCGGGCTGACCTGGCCGTGGGAGAGCATGCACACCGAGGCACTGGCCTGGTACGACCACTGGCTGAAGGGGCGCGACACCGGCATCACCGAGGGACCCCCGATCCGCTACTTTTTGCCCGGCGCCGACGAGTGGCGAACCGCTGACTCCTGGCCGCCGGCACATGCCCCGCATCGCGAACTGGCCCTGCGCGCCGACGGCGGCTTGGCTACCGACGAAGGCGAGCCCGGCGGTCGCGACTTCATGGTGCTGGGCTCGGGGTTGGGGCGCGTCAAGCCCAGCGAGATCGATCCTCCGTCTCTGCTGGCCTGGACCAGCGAGCCGCTGCGCCAGGACGTCGACATGGTCGGCGATATCGAGTTGCGGCTGGTTGCGTCGGCGACCGCGATCGACACCGCGTGGATGGCGACGTTGCAGGATGTGGCGCCCGACGGGCAAACGACCGACGTGACCGCGGGCTGGCTGCGCGCCAGCTTGCGCGAGGTCGACGAAGCCGCGAGTCGGCCCGGCGCGCCGGCGCTGCCCTGCCGTCACCCGCAGGCGGTGCCGCTGGGCGAGGAAGTCGAGTATCGAATCCCGTTGGTTCCCAACGCCCGCCGGTTCAAGGCCGGCCACCGTATTCGCCTGACGCTCACCAGCGATGACCAGGACCCGTCGACCCCGGCGATCATGAACTTCCGGCATGCCAGCGTCGGCACGTCCAGCTGGAACACGGTGCGCTCGTCGTCGCGGCTGTTGATTCCGGCGGCGGGATAG
- a CDS encoding mycofactocin-coupled SDR family oxidoreductase, whose amino-acid sequence MGGRVEGKVAFITGAARGQGRSHAVRLAQEGADIIAVDICKPISSSTEIPPSTPDDLAETADLIKGLDRRVVTAEVDVRDYDALKAAVDSGVEQLGRLDIICANAGIGNGGQTLDKTSEDDWRDMIDVNLSGVWKTVKAGVPHLISQGQGGSIILTSSVGGLKAYPHTGHYIAAKHGVVGLMRSFAVELGQYSIRVNSVHPTNVNTPLFMNEGTMKLFRPDLKNPGPEDLKVAAEFMHVLPVGWVEPVDISNAVLFLASDESRYITGLPVTVDAGSMLK is encoded by the coding sequence GTGGGTGGACGAGTCGAGGGCAAGGTCGCGTTTATCACCGGTGCTGCTCGCGGGCAGGGGCGCAGTCACGCGGTGCGCCTGGCGCAGGAAGGCGCCGACATCATCGCGGTCGACATCTGCAAACCGATCAGCAGCAGCACCGAGATTCCACCCTCGACACCGGACGACCTGGCTGAGACCGCCGACCTCATCAAGGGCCTCGACCGCCGCGTCGTGACCGCCGAAGTCGATGTGCGTGACTACGACGCCCTCAAGGCCGCGGTCGACAGCGGTGTCGAGCAACTGGGGCGGTTGGACATCATCTGCGCCAACGCCGGCATCGGCAACGGCGGCCAGACCCTCGACAAGACCAGCGAAGACGACTGGCGCGACATGATCGACGTCAACCTCTCCGGAGTCTGGAAGACCGTCAAAGCCGGTGTCCCACACCTGATTTCGCAGGGACAAGGCGGATCGATCATCCTGACGAGTTCGGTCGGCGGGCTCAAGGCCTACCCGCACACCGGCCACTACATCGCCGCCAAGCACGGAGTCGTCGGCCTGATGCGCTCCTTCGCCGTCGAACTGGGTCAGTATTCCATTCGGGTCAACTCCGTTCACCCCACCAACGTGAACACCCCGCTGTTCATGAACGAGGGAACGATGAAACTCTTTCGGCCCGACCTGAAGAACCCTGGGCCCGAGGACCTCAAGGTCGCTGCCGAGTTCATGCACGTGCTGCCGGTCGGGTGGGTCGAGCCGGTGGACATCAGCAACGCGGTGTTGTTCCTGGCCTCGGACGAATCCCGTTACATCACCGGCCTTCCCGTCACCGTTGACGCCGGGAGCATGCTCAAGTAG
- a CDS encoding NAD(P)-dependent oxidoreductase — MANNSLADRTVVISGGSRGIGLAIGIGAARRGANVVLLAKTDTPHPRLPGTVHTAAAEVEAAGGKALAVVGDVRREEDVQRVVDAAVQRFGGIDVCVNNASAIAVEPTAVLSAKKYDLMQEINLRGTFLLTKACVPHLQKSANPHVLTISPPVNMNPRWLGAHPAYTLSKYGMTLLSLGWAAEFAFQPGRSGIAVNCLWPQTYIATAAVANMADGDKLAKSSRSPEIMADAAADIISRPSREVTGNCYIDADVLHSAGVADLSRYGGGDQPIPDLFLD; from the coding sequence ATGGCTAACAACTCGCTCGCAGATCGCACCGTCGTCATCTCCGGCGGCAGCCGGGGAATCGGGCTCGCGATCGGGATCGGCGCGGCCAGGCGGGGCGCCAATGTGGTGCTACTGGCCAAGACCGACACCCCGCACCCCAGACTGCCCGGGACGGTGCACACCGCCGCCGCCGAGGTGGAGGCCGCCGGCGGCAAGGCGCTGGCGGTCGTCGGCGACGTGCGCCGCGAAGAAGACGTGCAGCGGGTGGTCGATGCGGCGGTGCAGCGGTTCGGCGGCATCGACGTCTGCGTCAACAACGCCAGTGCCATCGCGGTCGAACCGACCGCCGTGCTGTCGGCCAAGAAGTACGACCTGATGCAGGAGATCAATCTGCGCGGCACCTTCCTGCTCACCAAGGCATGCGTGCCGCATCTGCAGAAATCGGCCAACCCGCACGTGCTCACGATTTCGCCCCCGGTGAACATGAACCCGCGCTGGTTGGGCGCCCACCCGGCCTACACACTGTCCAAGTACGGGATGACGCTGCTGTCGCTAGGCTGGGCGGCGGAATTCGCCTTCCAACCGGGAAGATCCGGGATAGCCGTGAATTGCCTTTGGCCACAGACTTATATCGCTACCGCCGCGGTGGCGAACATGGCTGACGGAGACAAGTTGGCCAAGTCGTCGCGCAGCCCGGAGATCATGGCCGACGCGGCCGCCGACATCATCTCTCGACCGAGCCGAGAGGTGACCGGCAACTGTTACATCGACGCCGACGTTCTGCATTCCGCCGGGGTCGCGGACTTGTCCCGCTACGGCGGCGGCGACCAACCCATCCCCGATCTGTTCCTGGACTGA
- a CDS encoding cytochrome P450 gives MTDLADVDYFTDAGTAQDPYSYWDYLRDQGPVFREPHYGVVAVTGYQEVQAAFKDADSFSAVNAIGGPFPPLPFTPEGDDISEQIEAHRHEFPIFEHMVVMDPPEHDKARSLLGRLLTPRRLQENKDYIWHLADRQFDEFIANGRCEFLGDYGKPFATLAIADLLGVPEEDRPEIRRNLGAGNAPGARVGALDHEPVGSNPLQYLDDLFSGYIAERRQRPREDVLTGLATATYPDGSIPPLLEVVRPATFLFAAGQETVTKLLSSAVQVLGDQPELQERLRADRDLIGPFIEEALRMQSPTKVDFRLARKTTTLGGVHIQAGTVIMLCLGAANRDPRKFENPNEFRVDRKNVREHLAFGRGIHTCAGAPLARVEGQITVNRLLDRTRDMVISEAKHGPPGDRHYSYEPTFLLRGLTELHIEFTPVD, from the coding sequence ATGACCGATCTCGCCGATGTCGACTACTTCACCGACGCCGGGACCGCGCAGGATCCCTATTCATACTGGGATTACCTGCGCGACCAGGGGCCGGTGTTCCGCGAGCCGCACTACGGGGTCGTGGCGGTCACCGGCTATCAGGAAGTCCAGGCCGCTTTCAAAGATGCCGATTCGTTCTCCGCGGTCAATGCCATCGGGGGGCCGTTCCCGCCGCTCCCCTTTACCCCCGAGGGCGACGACATCAGCGAGCAGATCGAAGCGCATCGCCACGAATTCCCGATCTTCGAGCACATGGTCGTCATGGACCCGCCCGAACACGACAAGGCCCGTTCTCTGCTGGGCCGGCTGCTGACGCCGCGCCGGCTGCAAGAAAACAAGGACTACATCTGGCATTTGGCGGACCGGCAGTTCGACGAATTCATCGCAAACGGTCGTTGCGAGTTCCTCGGTGACTACGGGAAGCCGTTCGCCACCTTGGCGATCGCCGATCTCCTCGGGGTTCCGGAGGAGGATCGCCCCGAGATCCGGCGCAACCTCGGGGCCGGCAACGCGCCCGGCGCCAGGGTGGGCGCCCTCGATCACGAGCCCGTGGGCAGCAACCCGCTGCAGTACCTCGACGACCTGTTCAGCGGCTACATTGCCGAGCGGCGACAGCGACCTCGCGAGGACGTGCTCACCGGTCTGGCCACCGCCACCTACCCCGACGGTTCGATCCCGCCCCTGTTGGAGGTGGTCCGCCCGGCGACGTTCTTGTTCGCCGCCGGCCAAGAGACCGTGACGAAGCTGCTGAGCTCGGCGGTCCAGGTCCTCGGCGACCAACCCGAACTACAGGAGCGCCTGCGCGCCGACCGCGACCTCATCGGCCCGTTCATCGAAGAGGCACTGCGCATGCAGAGCCCCACCAAGGTGGACTTCCGCCTGGCGCGCAAGACCACCACGTTGGGCGGGGTGCATATCCAGGCGGGCACGGTGATCATGCTGTGCCTGGGGGCGGCCAACCGCGATCCGCGAAAGTTCGAGAACCCCAACGAGTTCCGGGTCGACCGAAAAAACGTTCGCGAGCACCTCGCCTTCGGTCGCGGCATTCACACCTGCGCGGGCGCGCCGCTAGCGCGCGTGGAAGGGCAGATCACCGTCAACCGCCTTCTCGACCGGACACGAGACATGGTGATCAGTGAGGCCAAGCACGGCCCGCCCGGCGACCGCCACTACAGTTACGAGCCCACCTTCCTGTTGCGTGGGCTGACCGAGCTGCACATCGAATTCACCCCGGTGGACTGA
- a CDS encoding methyltransferase domain-containing protein → MNGERGAIYTHGHHESVLRGHQRRTAEDSAAYLLPHLKPGLSVLDVGCGPGTITADLAARVAPGPVMAVDQSADVLDVARTEAGQRGVSNVSFATADVHRLDIPDGTFDVVHAHQVLQHVADPMGALREMKRVCAPGGVVAARDADYAGFIWYPQLPALQLWRELYERAARANRGEPDAGRRLLSWAQQAGFADVTPTGTVWCYATPATRQWWGGMWADRILHSRIAQDLLRLGLATTAQLEEVSAAWRTWAAAPDGWLSIPHGEILCRA, encoded by the coding sequence ATGAACGGTGAACGCGGGGCCATCTACACGCACGGACACCACGAGTCGGTGCTCCGCGGCCACCAGCGCCGCACCGCGGAGGACTCGGCGGCCTACCTGCTGCCCCACCTGAAGCCCGGTTTGTCGGTGCTGGATGTCGGCTGCGGACCCGGGACCATCACCGCCGACCTCGCCGCCCGCGTCGCACCGGGGCCGGTAATGGCCGTCGATCAATCGGCCGACGTCCTCGACGTGGCCCGCACCGAGGCCGGGCAGCGTGGCGTGTCGAACGTTTCGTTCGCGACCGCCGACGTGCACCGGCTCGATATCCCGGACGGCACATTCGACGTGGTGCACGCGCACCAGGTGCTGCAACACGTCGCCGATCCGATGGGAGCCCTGCGCGAGATGAAACGGGTGTGCGCGCCCGGCGGAGTGGTGGCGGCCCGGGATGCCGACTATGCGGGGTTCATCTGGTACCCACAGTTGCCGGCGCTTCAGCTGTGGCGCGAGCTCTACGAGCGGGCCGCTCGTGCCAACCGCGGCGAGCCCGATGCGGGGCGCCGATTGCTGTCCTGGGCCCAGCAGGCCGGTTTCGCCGACGTCACGCCGACGGGCACCGTGTGGTGCTACGCGACGCCCGCGACGCGGCAGTGGTGGGGTGGCATGTGGGCCGACCGGATCCTGCACTCGCGCATCGCCCAAGACCTACTGCGGCTAGGTCTGGCGACGACAGCGCAGCTGGAAGAGGTCTCCGCGGCTTGGCGTACGTGGGCGGCGGCGCCGGACGGCTGGCTGTCGATCCCGCACGGCGAAATTCTCTGCCGCGCATAG
- a CDS encoding TetR/AcrR family transcriptional regulator, which translates to MIEATARIMREEGYAAATSRRVAAEAGVRQPLVYYYFPTMDDLFVEVLRAGAEVALTRMRALLNEDDPLVALWLLNSDPASTVLNAEFMALANHRKAIGTELKAYAERVRDIETAAVTMVLRANGVDLEEYPPVAISMLIAQTARSLCNESAVGVTQGHDELRAFVQRQLSLLKAPTATPPRDGRRG; encoded by the coding sequence CTGATCGAGGCCACCGCCCGCATCATGCGCGAGGAGGGCTACGCCGCGGCCACCTCCCGGCGGGTCGCCGCCGAGGCGGGCGTCCGGCAACCCCTGGTTTATTACTACTTTCCGACGATGGACGACCTGTTCGTGGAGGTGCTGCGCGCCGGCGCGGAGGTCGCGTTGACGCGCATGCGCGCCCTGCTGAACGAGGACGATCCCCTAGTGGCGCTGTGGCTGCTGAACAGCGATCCCGCGTCGACGGTACTCAATGCCGAATTCATGGCTTTGGCGAACCACCGCAAGGCAATTGGAACCGAACTCAAGGCGTACGCCGAACGCGTACGCGACATCGAGACCGCTGCGGTCACCATGGTGCTCCGCGCGAACGGGGTCGACCTCGAGGAGTATCCCCCGGTTGCGATCTCGATGCTGATCGCGCAGACCGCGCGCAGCCTCTGTAACGAAAGTGCCGTCGGCGTCACCCAGGGGCACGACGAGTTGCGCGCATTCGTCCAACGCCAGCTGAGCCTGTTGAAGGCGCCGACGGCGACGCCGCCACGAGACGGCCGGCGAGGGTAA
- a CDS encoding adenylate/guanylate cyclase domain-containing protein, which yields MTSRRKAAIRIGASYAAALSSAHILAAGAVSLVVVSLTRNTGGDPGALSTSRNLIALCGLAAISATVGALAGVLNMVPSFRWFADGAEPTRAQQRAAMRIAPRQTVVQFGIWVASGAGFVLVNLRAGATVGWVIGTAILFGGATTASMGYLITQRVLRPILAASMKTATPTGEMPGVLARLIITWVLFSASPTAGIALIVLSRSNGWFLQKSAPIETPILVLAAASLALGLRAMILVARSISDPVREVVVAMGEVEHGQGGVLVEVYEPSEIGRLQVGFNRMVAGLEERERLRDLFGRHVGADVARQALEQDGSLSGEVRDVAILFIDLVGSTAIAASRPPEEVAEILNDFFRIVVAAVHHRRGLINKFEGDAVLAVFGAPIGIDEPTSAALATARVLGTELRKLPLVDFGIGVAAGAVFAGNIGAENRYEYTVVGDAVNEAARLADHAKKWGSRILASGSALGGANTLERKYWVTRGFATLRGRSAITELAEPLLKG from the coding sequence ATGACGAGCAGACGCAAGGCAGCCATTCGGATTGGAGCCAGTTATGCGGCTGCGTTGAGTTCCGCGCATATCTTGGCGGCCGGCGCAGTGTCGTTGGTGGTCGTGTCGCTCACCCGAAACACCGGCGGGGACCCTGGCGCGCTCTCCACCAGTAGGAACCTGATCGCCTTGTGCGGTCTGGCCGCAATCTCAGCGACCGTCGGTGCGCTGGCGGGTGTCTTGAACATGGTTCCGTCGTTCCGTTGGTTCGCCGACGGCGCCGAACCAACGCGCGCTCAACAGCGCGCGGCCATGCGAATAGCTCCCCGCCAAACCGTCGTCCAGTTCGGTATCTGGGTCGCCAGCGGGGCGGGATTTGTTCTGGTCAACCTCCGTGCGGGTGCCACCGTCGGGTGGGTGATTGGTACCGCCATTCTGTTCGGCGGTGCCACCACCGCGTCGATGGGTTACCTGATAACTCAACGGGTCCTGCGGCCCATCCTTGCGGCATCGATGAAGACTGCAACACCGACCGGCGAAATGCCGGGTGTACTTGCACGCCTGATAATTACATGGGTCCTCTTCAGCGCGTCGCCCACCGCCGGGATCGCGCTGATCGTCCTTTCACGCTCCAACGGCTGGTTCCTGCAGAAGTCAGCGCCGATTGAGACGCCGATTCTGGTGCTCGCGGCGGCGTCGCTCGCCTTGGGATTGCGGGCGATGATCTTGGTGGCCCGGTCGATCTCGGATCCCGTTCGCGAAGTCGTGGTTGCTATGGGCGAGGTCGAACACGGCCAGGGCGGGGTGCTCGTCGAGGTGTACGAGCCCTCCGAAATCGGGCGGCTCCAGGTGGGGTTCAACCGGATGGTGGCAGGACTTGAGGAGCGTGAACGCCTGCGGGACCTCTTCGGGCGCCACGTGGGTGCCGACGTGGCCCGCCAGGCTCTCGAACAGGATGGCTCCCTCTCGGGTGAAGTTAGAGACGTCGCCATACTCTTCATCGATCTGGTGGGGTCGACAGCCATTGCCGCCTCCCGGCCGCCAGAGGAAGTCGCGGAGATCCTGAACGACTTCTTCCGCATAGTGGTTGCTGCCGTGCATCATCGGCGCGGCCTGATCAATAAGTTCGAAGGCGACGCCGTCCTGGCGGTATTTGGGGCACCCATCGGTATCGACGAGCCGACGTCGGCGGCGCTCGCGACGGCGCGTGTGCTCGGGACCGAACTGAGGAAACTGCCACTCGTGGACTTCGGTATCGGGGTGGCCGCCGGTGCGGTGTTCGCGGGCAATATCGGCGCGGAGAACCGCTACGAATACACAGTGGTTGGAGACGCCGTCAACGAGGCCGCGCGCTTGGCCGATCACGCCAAGAAGTGGGGCTCGAGAATCTTGGCGTCGGGCAGCGCACTTGGCGGTGCCAACACCCTGGAACGGAAATACTGGGTGACGCGGGGGTTCGCGACGCTTCGGGGCCGATCGGCGATCACCGAGCTGGCAGAACCGCTGTTGAAGGGCTGA
- a CDS encoding tautomerase family protein, which yields MPMIDLTFVRGSVDGQALCRLTDELVTALLRAERAPDTPFLRDNTWVYLHAVDPADLSVGGRGPDAPRFRVDVTVFAGALDKDRKERLAADVHAAVCAAAGIEPQGARAFHVWALIHEIPEGNWAGGGQVIYYQQVKGLVAEN from the coding sequence ATGCCGATGATCGACCTGACGTTCGTGCGTGGCTCGGTGGACGGGCAGGCGTTGTGCCGGTTGACCGACGAGTTGGTCACCGCGCTACTGCGGGCCGAGCGCGCCCCGGACACCCCTTTTCTGCGCGATAACACCTGGGTGTACCTACATGCGGTGGATCCCGCCGACCTCTCGGTGGGTGGCCGGGGGCCGGATGCGCCTCGATTCAGGGTCGACGTAACGGTATTCGCCGGAGCGCTGGACAAAGACCGGAAAGAACGGCTCGCCGCCGACGTGCACGCCGCAGTATGCGCGGCGGCGGGAATCGAACCGCAGGGCGCGCGGGCGTTCCACGTGTGGGCGTTGATTCACGAGATCCCCGAGGGCAATTGGGCCGGCGGCGGCCAGGTCATCTACTACCAACAGGTGAAAGGCCTTGTGGCCGAAAACTGA